The DNA window ATGCAAAAACGAACACAGCAGATTATTTTATTAGCTGCTCTAGGTCTGGTAAGTGTAACCAACTTACAGGCGCAATCTAAGAAAGCAAAATTAGATTCCGTAAGAAACATAGACGAGGTAGTAGTAACTGCTTTGGGAATCAAAAGACAAGACAAATCCCTAGGCTATGTAGCAGAAAAAGTGTCATCAGAAGAGTTTGAAAAATCACAAAACAACAACTGGGCACAAGCGTTAGAAGGAAAAGTGGCAGGGCTTAAAATCCAAACAGCAGGTGCAGGTCCTCTAGGAAGCTCTAAAATCACCTTGAGAGGAAGTATTTCCATGAATTTGGATAACAATGAAGCGCTTATCGTAGTAGACGGAGTGCCATTGGGCGGAACCAATACAGGAACAGGAAACGCAGCGTATGGTGCAGGTTCTGGAGGAGATTTACCAGTAGATTACGGGAACAATTTTAACAGTATTAATCCAGATGACATCGAGAATGTAACGATTCTAAAAGGTGCTACTGCTTCTGCATTATATGGTTCTAGAGGTGCAAATGGAGCCATCATGATTACTACAAAATCAGGGAAAAATAAGAACGGAAAAATAAGAGTAACCCTTAATTCTTCTACAAGTTTTGACACCGTTTTGAAATGGCCAGATTGGCAATATGAATACGGTCAAGGAACATTGGCAAAAAATAAAGACGGTCAGTTTTACTATTCTTATGGCGCTTCAGCTGATGGAGTGAGTACAGGAGGAACCAGTAGTGCATTCGGACCTAAATTTGATGGACAATATTATTTTCAATATGACCCAACCGTAGAAGGACAAAGTTTAGAAAGACAATTGTGGAGACCTTATAAAGACAATGTTAAAGGTTTTTGGCAAATGGGAACGACTTATTCTAATAGCATCAGTATCGAAAGTTCTAATGATAAAACTTCTTTCCGTACTTCATTAAGCGCCGTAAACAATACATGGATGATGCCGAATACGGGCTTTGACAGATTCAATTATGCTTTGTCTTTTGACCATAAACTAAGCAAGAAGTTAAGAGTGGCCACTAAATTTGCCTATAACTACACCAAGAGTGATAATTTACCTTCTACAGGCTATAACAACCAATCGATTTCTTATTTCATGATTTTCCAGAATCCAAACGTTGATTTGGCTTGGTATGAACCGATTTGGAAAAAAGATAAGTATCAGGTAGACCAAATTCACCCTTTCAGTACCTTTATAGATAACCCTTATCTTATCGCTTATGAAATGCTGAATGGAGTAGACAAAAAATTAATCACTGGAAACATTACCGCTACTTATAATTTCAATAATAATTTTGAAATGATGCTAAGGTCTGGTATTGAAATCACAGACGAAGAAAGAACAACCAAGAGACCTTACAGTTCTGCCAATTACCTTCAAGGATACTATCGCGAACAATACATTAAAAATTCTGAGTATAATACAGACTTACTTTTTACGTATAAAAATAATTTTGGGAAATGGGGCGTTTCTGCTTCAGCAGGGGGGAATATCAGAGCAAATGAATATGTGCTGAATGATTACAGAGCCATCGGTCTTAGAGTTCCTGGGATTTATCAATTAACCAATGCGATTTCTCTAAATACAAGAATTGCTCAACCCAATGATAAAGAAACTAATAGTGTTTACGGTTTAGCGTCATTCAATTATGATAACCTTTGGTTTGTAGATTTCACCGCAAGAAACGACTGGAGCAGTACTTTACCAAAAGCCAATCGTTCTTATTTCTACCCATCGGTTGCTACTTCTTTAATTCTTTCAGATGTTTTGAAAATGAAATCGAAAAGCTGGAATTATTGGAAGTTGAGAGCTTCTTGGTCTCAAGTAGGAAACGATACACAACCGTACAAATTACAACAGTTTTATAATACCAGCGATTTTGTAGGTTCGGCAGAAAATATTGCCAATTTCCAAAACCCTAATCTGAAACCTGAAATGAACCAGAACATAGAAGCAGGGATGGATTTCAGTTTCTTCAAAAATAGATTAACGTATAACGTAACCGTTTATCAAAACAGCACCAAAGACCAAGTTGTAAACGTACCGTCTCTTATTGAAACAGGATATTCTACACGTACCATTAATGCTGGTGAAGTAAGAAATAGAGGAATAGAAATGACTTTGAATGCAATCCCCGTGAAAAATAAAAATTTCCAATGGAATGTTACCGCAAACTGGTCTATGAATAAAAACAGAATCATGTCTTTACCAGCAGAATTCCAAGGGGAACCATATACCATGGGAAGTGTAGGGGGAGTAGTATTCTTTAATGCAGTAGTTGGAGGTTCTCTAGGAGATATGTACGGATATAAATTACAGTACGCTCCAGATGGTCAAGTGATTTTTGGTAGCGATGGTCTTACTGCCAAATCTACAGAAATAGAATATGTAGGAAATGCCTATGCAAAATGGAGAGGAGGTTTACAAAACGCTTTTAAATACAAAAACTTTTCTTTAAGTTTCTCTTTTGACGGGCAATACGGAGGTAGAGTTTACTCACAGTCTCACCATAAAATGTCTGAGCAGGGAAAACTTACCCATACTTTGGTAGGTAGAGATAATCCAAACGGAACGATTGTAGGAGTAGGAGTGGTGCAAAACCCAGATGGATCTTTCTCTCAGAATACCAAAGCGGTAACCCTTACTTCTTATTATGCAGATTATTATAGAAGAGCCAATGTGGAAACCAACTCATTTGATGCGTCTTATCTGAAACTAAGAGAAGCCAATATCACATTCTATTTCCCTAAACAAATCGTGCAGTCGCTGAACATGTCAGACTTAAGTTTATCCTTATTTGGTAGAAACTTATGGATGTGGACCAAGTTCCCATTATTTGACCCAGAAGCAGCTACATTGAACGATTCATCAATTACTCCGGGAGTAGAAATAGGGCAACTTCCTACTGCCCGTACTGTAGGAATTCAACTTAATGCTAAATTCTAATCGACAACTATGAAAAATATATGGATAAAAGCAGTAGCGTTCTGCGTAATTTCTCTAGCCGCTCCTTCTTGCAGCAGGTCTTTTGAAGAAATCAATACCGATACCAGCAAGATTATAGAACCTACTCCTGCAAGCTTATTAGCTCCTATTCAATACAATATGGCTTCTAATGCCTATTTGAGAGCCAATGATTTCACTTTTGATATCATGCAGATTGCAATAGATTTTCCAGGAGAAGGAAACAATATTTCAAGATATTACGTTACCGAATCTACAGGAAACTCTTATTGGAATACCTCATACAAATGGCTCATGCAAATAAAACAAATGCAAGACTTGGCAGTTCAGCAAAACAATAAAAACTATCAGGCGATTTCGATGGTGATGAACGCTTGGTTATATTCTAACCTTACCGATACTTTTGGAGATATTCCGTTCTCTGAAGCTTCTAGAGTGGAAGAAGGCATCACTCAGCCAAAATTCGATAAGCAAAAAGACATTTACGTTAAATTATTAGATGATTTAAAAACTGCAAACGCTCTTTTTGTAATCAATACCACTTTAGCAGGACAAGATTTATTCTACAACGCGAATAATGATGTGAATGGAATCACGTATTGGAAAAAATTCTGTAACACGTTATCTTTAAGATTATTAACCAGAATTTTAAAGAAAAATGGAGAGATAGATGTCTATGCTAGAATCCAAGAAATAGTAAACAATCCTACCGTTTACCCCATCTTTCAGAGCAATGCTGAAAGTGCCTTGATGAACGTTACAGGCGTAGCGCCTATGCTTCCGCCATTGGCAAGACCTCAAGATTTTACTTCTTATAGAGCGGTAGGGGAGTTTTTTGTGAATACATTAAATGACAACAAAGACCCGAGAATGGCGCAGTTTTTCACGCAAGCCAAAAACTTAAGCAATAACCAAAATATCGGGTACAAAGGTGCTCCAGTTGCTTACATGAACGGAACTACGTTTACTTATCAGCCTTCAAACTTTAACCAGAATTTAGCTAAAGCTCCACTTAAAGTCTTGATTTTACCTTATGCAGAGTTGCAGTTCATTCTTTCGGAATTAGCATTCAGAGGAATCATCACTGGAAATGCTCAAACGTATTATGAAAATGGAGTAAAAGCAGCGATTGAACAATGGGGAGCTGTGGTACCAGCCAATTATTTTGCAAATCCTAAAGTGGCTTATGATGGAACTTTAGAAACAATTATGTTGCAGAAATATGTAGCGCTATTCTTTGTAGACCAGCAACAGTGGTTTGAGCATAAGAGAACAGGTTACCCAGTTTTACCCAACAATGGCGGATTGTTGAATGACGGTAAAATACCACAGAGATTATTATATCCTACGCAACCAAAAATATTGAACAGTGCCAATTATAATGCAGCAGTTCAATCATTAGGAGGAGATAATATCAACGTTAAAGATTGGTGGAATCAATAAAAATTTAAAAAAAGAATACATTTTTTACAAGCGATGATTAGCTTTGTAGAAGATTTGTAAAGATATTCAATATGAAAAAATTAATTCTTTTGGCCACTTTGGTAGGCGCTAATTTTTACCACTCACAGACTCAAGTGATTGCACACAGAGGTTTCTGGAAAACCAATCCTACAACTGCTGAAAATTCTATTGCAGCGCTTAAAAATGCTCAAAAATTGAAAGTGTATGGCAGTGAGTTCGATGTGAGAATGACCAAAGATGGCGTTCTGGTCATCAACCATGATGAACACATCAATGGAGTTGAAATTGCCACTTCAGATTTTAAAAGTTTGAAGAAACAGAAACTCTCAAACGGCGAAAATCTGCCTACTTTAGAAAAGTATTTGAAGCAAGGCAAAAAATCTGCGGTAAAACTTATCCTTGAGATTAAACCTGCAAAAACTCCAGAATTGGAAACCGAAATGGTAGAGAAAACGCTGGCAATGGTAGAAAAATTCCACTTGCAAAATCAGACGGAGTATATTTCTTTTAGTCTGCATATTGCCAAAGAATTAAAAAAGCAAAATCCTAAAGCCTTGGTGCAATATCTCGCAGGTGATCTTTCGCCACAAGAGATTAAAAATTTAGGAATTGATGGCGTAGATTATCATTATAATGTATTCTTAGAAAAACACCAAGATTGGATAGAACAAGCCAAAAATTTGGGCGTTATCACGAATGTGTGGACCGTAAATGACCCAGAAATCTATAAAAAATTGTATGATGCTGGTGTACAATTCGTAACCACCAATACACCAGATGTATTTTTAAATATCAATAAATCCAGAGAATAGCTTCATAACCATTGAATATACTCTCATAAAATTACAAATCAACAAATGAAACAATCATTTTTAATGCTTTTCTTGTGTGCTGCATTTTCTTTCGCACAGCAACAAGCAACAGGATATGTCTTCGAAGACGCCAACAAAAACGGAATCAAAGACCGTAAAGAAAAAGGAATTGCCAACGTTTCTGTTTCCAATGGAGTAGAAGTGGTAAAAACAGACGAAACAGGAAAATATGCTTTGCCTGTAGAAAACGACAATATTATTTTCGTCATCAAACCAGCCAATTATGCTACGCCGAAAAGCAACATGCAATTGCCTCAGTTCTACTACATTCATAAACCTGAAGGTTCGCCAAAAGATATGAAATATGCAGGAGTAAAACCTACAGGAAAATTGCCAAAAGAAATCAACTTTCCTTTATATGTACAAAAGGAAAACACACAATTCAAAGTATTGGTGTTTGGTGACCCTCAACCGTATGATGAAAAAGAAATTGATTATTTCAGAAGAGGTATTATCAATGAGGTGAAGAACAATAAGAAAGATGCGGTTTTTGGCATCAGTTTAGGAGATTTGGTAGGAGATGATTTGAGTTTACACCCGCTCTACATTGATGCGGTTAAAGAAATCGGTTTGCCTTGGTACAATGTGATGGGGAACCACGACATGAACTACGAAGCGAAAGAAGATAAATTATCAGACGAAACTTTCGAAGCGAATTTTGGCCCAAATAATTACGCTTTCAATTATGGGAATGTACACTTCATCGTTTTAGATGATATTTTGTATCCAGACCCAAGAGATGGGAAAAGTTACTGGGGTGGTTTCAGAAAAGACCAGTTGGATTTTGTAGAAAACGACTTGAAAAATGTAAATCCTAATCAATTGGTGGTGTTTTCATTCCATATTCAGTTGACGCCAGAAAATGATGGAGACAAACACTTTAGAATGGAAGACAGAAAAAGATTGTTTGAGATTTTAAAACCTTTCCAAAATGTATTGATGATGTCTGCACATACACACAAGCAAACCCAATTGTTCTACGGGAAAAAAGAAGGTTGGGAAGGCATCAAACCGATTCATGAATTCAATGCAGGAACCACTTCTGGAGACTGGTATTCTGGAACGGTAGATGAATTAGGCGTACCAAAATCGGTGATGAGAGACGGAACAGAAAGAGGGTATTCTTTTGTGAGTTTTAATGATAATCAGTACGAAATCACGTATAAAGTAGCAGGAAAACCAGAGGATTATCAAATCAATCTTTGGGTGCCTAAAGTAGTTCCTTTCAAAACGAAAAATGCAGCAAGAATTGTAGCCAATTTCTTTATGGGAAGCAAACAGGATAAGGTAGAATACAGAATAGATAATGGCGAATGGAAAGAAATGGATTATACAGAATCTATAGACCCAGATTACACCAATGATGTATTGAAATGGGATACTACACAAGAACTGTTCACAGGAAGAAGACCAAGTAATCCAGAAGCTTCTAAACACATTTGGACGGCTCCTTTTTCTAGAAAATTAGAATTAGGAACCCACGAAGTAGAAGTAAGAGCCAAAGACCGCTACGGAAAAACGTACACCACAAAATCTACTTTTGAAGTGAAAAACTCAACATTGATTCCATAAATGCTAAAAAAAACATTGTAAAAAGAAAAGCCAACGATAAGTTGGCTTTTCTTTTATGTTTTGAGGTTGTTATTTTGAGATTTTAAGGGAGTTGAGGAATGGTTAGCTATGTTAAATGCATATTGGTAAGGCATATTTTTGCTGTAATCCAAAGAGGAACTCCTTTTGTGAAAACTTACCAATTTATAACTAAAAAACTTATTTTTTTATTTGTTTTTTGTCATAGAATATCTTTACCGCTTATTTTAGCTACGCTTCCTTCGGTAGCCAGATTTCCGTAGAGCATTTGCAGATGTCCGTTTGCTTTAACGGGATTTTCTAAGGGAAGAAATACTTGCTGACCTTCGGTTAAATCCTGCACCGATTCTAAATTTTCGGCAATGGTTTTTCCGGTGACCGTTAAGCAATCGCCGTGAAGTAAATTATGTTTCAATAAATACTTCATCACTGCCGGAACACCGCCTGCTTCATGCAGATCTTCCATAAGGTATTTTCCGCTCGGTTTCAAATCTGCCAATACGGGAACACGGTTGCTAATTTTTTGGAAATCATCCAAACTAAGTTCTATATCTACCGAATTTGCCATAGCGATCAGGTGCATTACGGCATTGGTAGAACCGCCCAAAACGGTGACCATCGTCATAGCGTTTTCAAAGGCTTTTCGGGTCATAATGTCTTTGGGTTTGATGTCTTTTTCCATCAATACTTTAATAGCCTTTCCTGCATCAAAACATTCGATTTTTTTATTGCTGCTCAACGCAGGATTGGATGAACTGTAAGGTAAACTCATTCCTAAAGCTTCAATAGCTGATGCCATCGTGTTGGCAGTGTACATACCTCCACAAGCTCCTGCACCCGGACAAGCGTTTTTAATTACTCCATTGTAGTCTTCATCCGAAATCGTATTGCTGATTTTTTTACCCAAAGCTTCGAAAGCCGAAACGATATTGAGCGATTCGCCTTTCCATTTTCCGGAATAGATGGTTCCGCCATACACCATGATAGCAGGACGGTTTAATCTTCCCATAGCGATGATAGAACCCGGCATATTTTTATCGCATCCCACAATTGCTAAACTGCATCGTACCACTGTGCACTCACCACTGTTTCTATAGAATCTGCAATGATATCTCTTGAAACCAAAGAGAATCGCATTCCATCTGTTCCATTAGATATGCCATCACTTACGCCAATGGTATTGAATATCAAACCGACTAAATTTTCTTGCTGTACACCGGCTTTTACTTCTTTTGCCAAATCGTTGAGATGCATATTGCAGGGATTTACTTCGTAACCCATACTCACAATTCCCACTTGTGGTTTTTGCAAATCCTCTTCCGTTAATCCTATGGCATAAAGCATGGCTTGTGCTGCAGGTTGGGTTTCATCTTGCGTGATGATTTTGCTGTATTTGTTGAGTGTTTTCATTAGTTGAAAGGGTTTTGTTTTAATGGTTCTCTGACCAAAAGTGAATAGGCATTTTGAAGTTTTTTACCCAAGGAATCGTTCCAGTTTGTAGGAAATTGATAATCATCTACCGATGCTATTCCCACCACTTCGGCAGCTGTTCCACAGTAAAATGCGCTGTCGGCTTGGAACATATCTTCTTTGGTAAATTTACCTTGTTCTACCTCTAGATCTAATTCATCTGCTAATTCCAAAACCGTAGATCTGGTGATGCCTGGAAGGATATTTCCCAATTGCGGCGTGAATAATTTCCCATCTTTTTCAAAAAATAAATTCGCTCCCGGACCTTCGGCCAAGAAACCATCGCTATCCAAAAGTAAGGCTTCATCAAAACCTTTTTCTTTTGCTTCGGTAGTTGCCAAGATAGAATTGACATAATGACCGCAGATTTTTGCTTCGATATGGATGGATTTTGGATGCGGGCGACAATAGGAAGAAACAGTTAACCGCAGTAATTTTTCACCTAAATAAGCTCCCCAATCCCACACAGCGATCATCAGCGATACGCTCGTAGGTTTTGTCAAACTCATATTTGGCGCGCAATACACCAATGGTCGGATGTAGGCATTTTTTAAATTGTTTTTTTCCAGCAATTCGTAGGTGGCTTCAACTAATTCTTGCACCGTATAATTGAAAGGAATTTTCACCAGTTCGCATGATTTTTTTAGGCGCTCGTAATGTTCTTCGGCTTTAAAAACCTTGGTTCCGTGTTCTGTTTCATAAGAACGGATGCCTTCAAAAGCACCATAACCATAATGAAGGGTTTGACCATACAGATCGGTTGAAGATTCGGAGGCTTTTACAAATTTTCCGTCTAAATAAAGCACTGTTTCGTTGTTGAAATACATAGTTGTTTTGTTTTTTTTAATTGAGTTGATATTTGCTATTAAGGAATAAAAAAAGCCTTTCCCGAAAGTGAGAAAGGCTTACAATTTGGTATACAGCAGCATTCCTCACGGTGGCGAGCTAATAATAATGCTGATAATAATAGTATTGTTATATGATGTCATAATGATCTTGTATGTTATTGTTCCATAAAAAAAGCCTCCAGATTTCTCGGGAGGCTTTCAAATATATCTTTCGATTACATTAAAATTATTCCTCCCCGGAATGTGAAATCACACCCGAAATAATAATAGAAGAAATAATAATTGAATTGTACATTTTTTTATTTTAACGTCACAAACATAAGCATGTTTTTTTTTATGAGCAAATTTTTTATGCTTTTTTTGGGTAGGAATTAAAATCCGTAGTCAAGAATATAGTTATGGGTACCGTTGCGCAAAATTAAATGTGCTGTAAAAGCATTGGCTTGCGTGTCGGCTTGCAGCTCTTTTTATTTTGCAAAGTGTTGGCATTTTGTTTGGTAGTGTTTGTTGTTGAGTAGTGTTTTGGGGTTGCACCTAACGGTTCGGCGGATTTGTGAAGTCCCGAGAAGGAAGTTTGCTTCCGTTCTTGG is part of the Cloacibacterium normanense genome and encodes:
- a CDS encoding SusC/RagA family TonB-linked outer membrane protein, coding for MQKRTQQIILLAALGLVSVTNLQAQSKKAKLDSVRNIDEVVVTALGIKRQDKSLGYVAEKVSSEEFEKSQNNNWAQALEGKVAGLKIQTAGAGPLGSSKITLRGSISMNLDNNEALIVVDGVPLGGTNTGTGNAAYGAGSGGDLPVDYGNNFNSINPDDIENVTILKGATASALYGSRGANGAIMITTKSGKNKNGKIRVTLNSSTSFDTVLKWPDWQYEYGQGTLAKNKDGQFYYSYGASADGVSTGGTSSAFGPKFDGQYYFQYDPTVEGQSLERQLWRPYKDNVKGFWQMGTTYSNSISIESSNDKTSFRTSLSAVNNTWMMPNTGFDRFNYALSFDHKLSKKLRVATKFAYNYTKSDNLPSTGYNNQSISYFMIFQNPNVDLAWYEPIWKKDKYQVDQIHPFSTFIDNPYLIAYEMLNGVDKKLITGNITATYNFNNNFEMMLRSGIEITDEERTTKRPYSSANYLQGYYREQYIKNSEYNTDLLFTYKNNFGKWGVSASAGGNIRANEYVLNDYRAIGLRVPGIYQLTNAISLNTRIAQPNDKETNSVYGLASFNYDNLWFVDFTARNDWSSTLPKANRSYFYPSVATSLILSDVLKMKSKSWNYWKLRASWSQVGNDTQPYKLQQFYNTSDFVGSAENIANFQNPNLKPEMNQNIEAGMDFSFFKNRLTYNVTVYQNSTKDQVVNVPSLIETGYSTRTINAGEVRNRGIEMTLNAIPVKNKNFQWNVTANWSMNKNRIMSLPAEFQGEPYTMGSVGGVVFFNAVVGGSLGDMYGYKLQYAPDGQVIFGSDGLTAKSTEIEYVGNAYAKWRGGLQNAFKYKNFSLSFSFDGQYGGRVYSQSHHKMSEQGKLTHTLVGRDNPNGTIVGVGVVQNPDGSFSQNTKAVTLTSYYADYYRRANVETNSFDASYLKLREANITFYFPKQIVQSLNMSDLSLSLFGRNLWMWTKFPLFDPEAATLNDSSITPGVEIGQLPTARTVGIQLNAKF
- a CDS encoding glycerophosphodiester phosphodiesterase family protein, which gives rise to MKKLILLATLVGANFYHSQTQVIAHRGFWKTNPTTAENSIAALKNAQKLKVYGSEFDVRMTKDGVLVINHDEHINGVEIATSDFKSLKKQKLSNGENLPTLEKYLKQGKKSAVKLILEIKPAKTPELETEMVEKTLAMVEKFHLQNQTEYISFSLHIAKELKKQNPKALVQYLAGDLSPQEIKNLGIDGVDYHYNVFLEKHQDWIEQAKNLGVITNVWTVNDPEIYKKLYDAGVQFVTTNTPDVFLNINKSRE
- a CDS encoding branched-chain amino acid transaminase; its protein translation is MYFNNETVLYLDGKFVKASESSTDLYGQTLHYGYGAFEGIRSYETEHGTKVFKAEEHYERLKKSCELVKIPFNYTVQELVEATYELLEKNNLKNAYIRPLVYCAPNMSLTKPTSVSLMIAVWDWGAYLGEKLLRLTVSSYCRPHPKSIHIEAKICGHYVNSILATTEAKEKGFDEALLLDSDGFLAEGPGANLFFEKDGKLFTPQLGNILPGITRSTVLELADELDLEVEQGKFTKEDMFQADSAFYCGTAAEVVGIASVDDYQFPTNWNDSLGKKLQNAYSLLVREPLKQNPFN
- a CDS encoding SusD/RagB family nutrient-binding outer membrane lipoprotein; the encoded protein is MKNIWIKAVAFCVISLAAPSCSRSFEEINTDTSKIIEPTPASLLAPIQYNMASNAYLRANDFTFDIMQIAIDFPGEGNNISRYYVTESTGNSYWNTSYKWLMQIKQMQDLAVQQNNKNYQAISMVMNAWLYSNLTDTFGDIPFSEASRVEEGITQPKFDKQKDIYVKLLDDLKTANALFVINTTLAGQDLFYNANNDVNGITYWKKFCNTLSLRLLTRILKKNGEIDVYARIQEIVNNPTVYPIFQSNAESALMNVTGVAPMLPPLARPQDFTSYRAVGEFFVNTLNDNKDPRMAQFFTQAKNLSNNQNIGYKGAPVAYMNGTTFTYQPSNFNQNLAKAPLKVLILPYAELQFILSELAFRGIITGNAQTYYENGVKAAIEQWGAVVPANYFANPKVAYDGTLETIMLQKYVALFFVDQQQWFEHKRTGYPVLPNNGGLLNDGKIPQRLLYPTQPKILNSANYNAAVQSLGGDNINVKDWWNQ
- a CDS encoding calcineurin-like phosphoesterase C-terminal domain-containing protein, which encodes MKQSFLMLFLCAAFSFAQQQATGYVFEDANKNGIKDRKEKGIANVSVSNGVEVVKTDETGKYALPVENDNIIFVIKPANYATPKSNMQLPQFYYIHKPEGSPKDMKYAGVKPTGKLPKEINFPLYVQKENTQFKVLVFGDPQPYDEKEIDYFRRGIINEVKNNKKDAVFGISLGDLVGDDLSLHPLYIDAVKEIGLPWYNVMGNHDMNYEAKEDKLSDETFEANFGPNNYAFNYGNVHFIVLDDILYPDPRDGKSYWGGFRKDQLDFVENDLKNVNPNQLVVFSFHIQLTPENDGDKHFRMEDRKRLFEILKPFQNVLMMSAHTHKQTQLFYGKKEGWEGIKPIHEFNAGTTSGDWYSGTVDELGVPKSVMRDGTERGYSFVSFNDNQYEITYKVAGKPEDYQINLWVPKVVPFKTKNAARIVANFFMGSKQDKVEYRIDNGEWKEMDYTESIDPDYTNDVLKWDTTQELFTGRRPSNPEASKHIWTAPFSRKLELGTHEVEVRAKDRYGKTYTTKSTFEVKNSTLIP